Proteins found in one Brachypodium distachyon strain Bd21 chromosome 5, Brachypodium_distachyon_v3.0, whole genome shotgun sequence genomic segment:
- the LOC100821269 gene encoding arginase 1, mitochondrial, with translation MGAAAAAAAAGAAKWIQRLGAAGISTEALERGQSRVIDASLTLIRERARLKGELLRSMGDVKASASLLGVPLGHNSSFLQGPAFAPPRIREAIWCGSTNSSTEEGKELDDPRVLTDVGDVPIQEIRDCGVGDDRLMHVISESVKTVMEEDPLRPLVLGGDHSISYPVVRAVSEMLGGPVDILHLDAHPDIYDCFEDNPYSHASSFARIMEGGHARRLLQVGLRSITKEGREQGKRFGVEQYEMRTFSRDREKLENLKLGEGVKGVYISVDVDCLDPAFAPGVSHIEPGGLSFRDVLNILQNLQGDVVAADVVEFNPQRDTVDGMTAMVAAKLVRELTAKISK, from the exons atgggcgcggcggcggcggcggcggcggcgggcgctgcCAAGTGGATCCAGCGGCTGGGCGCGGCCGGGATCTCGACGGAGGCACTGGAGCGCGGGCAGAGCCGCGTCATCGACGCCTCCCTCACCCTCATCCGCGAGCGCGCCAGGCTCAAG GGAGAGTTGCTGCGTTCTATGGGTGATGTGAAAGCTTCCGCGTCCCTCTTAGGAGTACCCCTTGGGCACAACTCCTCGTTCCTGCAGGGTCCTGCATTTGCTCCGCCCCGCATAAGGGAAGCGATTTGGTGCGGAAGCACCAACTCTAGCACGGAAGAAG GCAAAGAATTAGATGATCCAAGAGTGCTAACTGATGTTGGTGATGTCCCCATACAAGAGATTCGTGACTGTGGTGTTGGAGATGACAGATTGATGCATGTAATCAGCGAGTCTGTCAAAACAGTGATGGAGGAA GATCCTCTTCGGCCATTGGTATTAGGAGGCGATCACTCAATATCTTATCCAGTTGTTAGGGCCGTGTCTGAAATGCTTGGTGGACCTGTTGACATTCTTCATCTTGACGCACATCCAGATATCTATGATTGTTTTGAAGACAACCCTTACTCACATGCTTCTTCATTTGCAAGAATAATGGAAGGAGGTCATGCTAGGAGACTTCTGCAG GTTGGACTTAGATCAATTACCAAAGAGGGACGCGAACAAGGAAAAAGATTTGGTGTAGAACAGTATGAGATGCGTACCTTCTCCAGAGATCGGGAGAAGCTTGAGAATCTG AAACTTGGGGAAGGTGTAAAGGGAGTGTATATCTCTGTCGATGTGGACTGCCTCGACCCAGCATTCGCTCCTGGCGTCTCTCACATTGAACCTGGAGGCCTCTCGTTCCGCGATGTGCTCAACATCCTCCAGAATCTGCAAGGTGATGTCGTTGCCGCAGATGTGGTGGAGTTCAACCCACAACGTGACACGGTGGATGGTATGACAGCCATGGTCGCCGCAAAGCTGGTTCGGGAGCTCACTGCCAAGATCTCCAAGTGA
- the LOC100845759 gene encoding glyoxylate/hydroxypyruvate reductase HPR3 encodes MASAGGKPTILLLRRLDSSFATALRERFHVLDFHASGEPLAAFLAAAAAAPEPPRAAIVVGGGSIRADASFLDTVPSLRCIFSTGAGVDHIDLAECARRGVSVANSGEVYSTDVADHAVGLLIDVLRRVSAAERYVRSGSWPVQGDYPLGSKLGGKRVGIIGLGNIGSRIAKRLEAFGCVIYYNSRRPKDSVVSYKYFPNVHDLAAKSDVLIVACALNKWTRHIVNKDVLEALGKDGVIINIGRGANVDEAELVVALKDGKIAGAGLDVFENEPRVPGELFSMDNVVLTNHVAVFTAQSRSDLCAHTISNLEAFFSGQPLLTPVHDDSIVD; translated from the exons ATGGCGTCCGCCGGCGGCAAGCCGACTatcctcctccttcgccgGTTGGACTCGTCCTTCGCCACCGCGCTGCGCGAGCGCTTCCATGTCCTCGACTTCCACGCGTCCGGAGAACCCCTCGCGGCTttcctcgccgcggccgcggccgcgccggaGCCCCCGCGCGCCGCAATCGTCGTGGGCGGCGGCTCTATACGCGCCGACGCCTCCTTCCTCGACACCGTCCCCTCCCTGCGCTGCATCTTCAGCACGGGTGCCGGCGTCGACCACATCGACCTCGCCGAgtgcgcgcgccgcggcgTCTCCGTCGCCAACTCCGGGGAGGTCTACTCCACCGACGTCGCCGACCACGCCGTAGGCTTGCTCATCGACGTGCTCCGCCGCgtgtcggcggcggagcggtACGTCCGGAGTGGTTCCTGGCCGGTGCAGGGTGACTATCCTCTCGGATCCAAG CTTGGCGGCAAGCGTGTTGGCATCATTGGCTTGGGGAACATCGGCTCACGGATTGCAAAGAGGCTTGAAGCTTTCGGCTGCGTCATCTACTACAATTCGAGAAGACCCAAGGATTCAGTAGTCTCTTATAAATACTTCCCAAATGTCCATGATCTTGCTGCCAAATCCGACGTGCTCATCGTCGCCTGTGCGCTGAACAAGTGGACTCGACACATCGTGAACAAGGATGTGTTGGAGGCCCTCGGAAAAGACGGTGTGATCATCAACATCGGCAGAGGAGCAAACGTTGACGAGGCAGAACTGGTGGTGGCGCTCAAGGATGGAAAGATCGCAGGCGCGGGCCTTGATGTCTTCGAGAACGAACCCAGGGTGCCGGGAGAGCTGTTCTCCATGGATAATGTGGTTCTGACAAATCATGTGGCGGTTTTTACGGCGCAGTCCAGGTCGGACCTTTGCGCTCACACCATCAGCAACCTTgaagccttcttctccggtcAGCCACTGCTCACTCCAGTGCATGATGATTCCATAGTGGATTGA
- the LOC100834463 gene encoding serine/arginine repetitive matrix protein 1 — translation MKKQHWYSRSRSVPASPRRGLPADAMANPGCMSMVHYLIFAPGAGCVGRPPSSDAAATATVNNSHHAIVSPPTATPCTKGGLEAPRNSLELEADELRDIQIGVQIEPAFDALAGSSRRRSTSSCRATAPSSEAETPRTPSLVARLMGIDGLPDSPSPSPGLKQPRPSIVKEKKKRVIPESMNKQEQPPSNSNRQPLRSLSCNVGAGDARSRSLPDTPRASTSSAVHRAAAWEEDTVLVDRPRLSLQVLKESVLDRAAQYMSMPNSPTKKKKKDESRRRDAKEHAREIVRQAKETVITNRSKTGSKLKPTSAGSDKENTAPYVAVEDKMVVAVQLQVQAGAPAPASAPRALADQQQQPHAPRLPPPPSLRAKPSRPPPPPPPPDHPTPIRAVAPAPLSPQAVKCKRPPDGCERFATRTIRKPGAGAAAAAATIHQAAPQASSSAAAPLTPASSSIGQHRTAQSAASSSRRGVPLPQEEDDPEYSYLRCVLERGGFMRTPPPNRPFKGHSVSSPIDPLVFHLLELDLPMDDEDSDNYHRLGPLRHRWNRKLLFHLAQEILADILLASTPLLILQQQQQQHGPALLGKVWRKVKAFPAADCRVVGDIDALVAGDLAAASVRGLARHPAVAEEAADVADDVAERLLDALLAESLPSSPLVAFTCTQVSATELA, via the exons ATGAAGAAGCAACACTGGTATTCGCGCAGCCGCTCCGTGCCGGCCTCGCCGAGGAGGGGCCTCCCGGCCGACGCCATGGCCAACCCGGGCTGCATGTCCATGGTGCACTACCTCATCTtcgcccccggcgccggctgcgTCGGCCGCCCCCCTTCttccgacgccgccgccaccgccaccgtcaACAATTCTCACCACGCCATCGTTTCTCCTCCCACTGCCACCCCTTGCACCAAAG GGGGGTTGGAGGCGCCGAGGAACAGCCTGGAGCTGGAGGCCGACGAGCTTCGGGACATCCAGATCGGCGTGCAGATCGAGCCGGCGTTCGACGCGCTGgcggggagcagcaggaggaggagcaccagcaGCTGCAGGGCCACGGCGCCGTCCTCAGAAGCCGAAACGCCGCGGACGCCGAGCCTCGTGGCGCGGCTCATGGGCATCGACGGCCTCCCGGActcgccctcgccgtcgccgggtcTCAAGCAGCCGCGACCGTCCATCgtgaaagagaagaagaagcgcgtCATCCCGGAGTCCATGAACAAGCAGGAGCAGCCGCCGTCGAACTCGAACAGGCAGCCGCTGCGCAGCCTGAGCTGCAatgtcggcgccggcgacgcgcGGTCACGGTCGCTGCCGGACACGCCGCGGGCGTCCACGTCATCGGCGGTGCACAgagcggcggcgtgggaggAGGACACGGTGTTGGTGGACCGGCCGAGGCTGTCGCTGCAGGTGCTCAAGGAGAGCGTGCTGGACAGGGCGGCGCAGTACATGTCCATGCCCAACTCGCccaccaagaagaagaagaaggacgaaagccggcggcgggacgCCAAGGAGCACGCGCGCGAGATCGTGAGGCAGGCCAAGGAGACCGTCATCACCAACCGCAGCAAGACCGGCTCCAAGCTCAAGCCCACGAGCGCCGGCAGCGACAAGGAGAACACGGCTCCATATGTTGCCGTTGAAGACAAGATGGTCGTGGCTGTACAACTGCAAGTCCAAGcaggggcgccggcgccggcatcgGCACCGAGAGCGCTTGccgatcagcagcagcagccacacgCCCCGAGGCTCCCACCGCCTCCATCACTGCGAGCGAAGccgtcgcggccgccgcctccgccgccgccaccggatcACCCAACACCCATTAGAGCGgttgcgccggcgccgctttCGCCGCAGGCCGTCAAGTGCAAGAGACCACCGGACGGGTGCGAGCGGTTCGCGACGCGGACGATCAGGaagcccggcgccggcgcagcagcagctgcagccacAATCCACCAGGCGGCACCACAAGCATCATCTTCCGCCGCGGCCCCATTAACGCCGGCAAGCTCCTCAATCGGCCAACATCGCACCGCCCAATCCGCAGCGTCGTCATCCAGGAGaggggtgccgctgccgcaggaggaagacgaccccgAGTACAGCTACCTGCGGTGCGTGCTAGAACGCGGCGGGTTCAtgcggacgccgccgccaaacCGGCCATTCAAGGGCCACTCCGTCTCGTCCCCAATCGACCCGCTCGTGTTCCACCTCCTGGAGCTCGACCTCCCCATGGATGACGAAGACTCCGACAACTACCACCGGCTCGGCCCGCTCCGGCACCGGTGGAACCGGAAGCTGCTCTTCCACCTCGCCCAGGAGATCCTCGCCGACATCCTCCTCGCCTCGACGCCATTGTTgatcctgcagcagcagcagcagcagcacgggcCGGCGCTGCTGGGGAAGGTGTGGAGGAAAGTGAAGGCGTtcccggcggcggactgcagGGTGGTGGGCGACATCGACGCGCTCGTGGCGGGcgacctggcggcggcgagcgtgcGCGGGCTGGCGAGGCACCCGGccgtggcggaggaggccgccgacgTGGCGGACGACGTGGCCGAGCGCCTCctcgacgcgctcctcgccgaaTCTCTCCCGTCGTCACCCTTGGTCGCCTTCACGTGCACCCAGGTGTCAGCTACTGAGCTCGCCTAG